A portion of the Bacillus sp. es.034 genome contains these proteins:
- a CDS encoding tyrosine-type recombinase/integrase, translating into MDYQQKIELYFELKGTPESSRESYRRRMKAFVSFMEKQNKKISDTTEEDIQQYILFLKQVKGLTPGTINNYISSIKFFYTYVLEKEWNPNKLPRMKRIKKFPVVPPREDVLRLINSCRNIKHKAIFYLIYSSGLRVSEVAQLKIKDICSKSMSIRVDDAKHNTNRYTILSESALIVLREYFKASFKGRPFKPDDWLFPSSKNSSGHIHIKTIKNTIIKQRDKIELDTTISSHTLRHCFSTHSLEDGVDPVYIQQMLGHKNLNTTLAYLHMTSKSLMGVKSPLDNLGKDQR; encoded by the coding sequence GTGGATTATCAGCAGAAAATTGAACTTTACTTCGAACTTAAAGGAACACCGGAATCCTCGAGGGAGTCCTATAGGCGGAGAATGAAGGCGTTTGTTTCGTTTATGGAAAAGCAAAATAAAAAAATCTCTGACACAACAGAAGAGGATATTCAACAATACATCCTTTTTCTGAAACAAGTGAAAGGACTCACCCCGGGGACGATTAACAACTACATTTCTTCGATTAAATTCTTCTACACTTACGTGTTAGAAAAGGAATGGAACCCAAACAAACTTCCCAGGATGAAAAGAATCAAAAAGTTCCCTGTCGTTCCACCTAGGGAAGATGTCCTTAGACTTATCAACTCCTGTCGAAACATTAAGCATAAGGCCATTTTCTATTTAATCTATAGTAGTGGGCTTCGCGTAAGCGAAGTCGCCCAACTGAAGATCAAGGATATATGTAGTAAATCCATGAGTATCCGGGTTGACGATGCCAAGCATAATACGAACCGATATACCATCCTATCAGAATCAGCACTTATCGTGCTTCGAGAGTATTTCAAAGCTTCTTTCAAAGGGAGACCCTTCAAACCGGACGATTGGTTATTCCCTAGTAGTAAAAATTCCTCGGGACACATTCATATTAAAACAATTAAAAACACCATCATTAAACAGCGGGATAAGATAGAGTTGGACACTACTATTTCGTCTCATACGTTAAGACACTGTTTTTCGACTCATTCTTTGGAAGATGGGGTTGACCCTGTATACATTCAACAGATGCTTGGTCATAAAAACCTTAATACGACACTTGCTTATTTACACATGACCTCAAAAAGTTTGATGGGCGTTAAAAGTCCTTTAGATAATCTGGGAAAAGACCAACGATGA
- a CDS encoding STAS domain-containing protein: protein MIDQGRQTYTKAICEKVLSQKQELIVQKDNLRSSEYRNIESKLHSWREDIIDMYAKSIESDLDTAFEQLKEWGSEAVDTLVNFNLPLEVALDEVRDYRNLIGQIIKEEASKFDMSFDQFYDLISDFDAVVDRAVHWLTMSYTRRFYTWINAAEATALELSIPVIKITKQVGVLPLIGDIDTERAQELMDKALSKGNELALEYMVIDLSGVPIIDTMVADRIFKVVDALSLIGIETILSGIRPEIAQTMTNLGIDSSRIAVTSSLHIALENFLKA, encoded by the coding sequence ATGATCGATCAAGGCAGACAAACCTATACGAAAGCAATCTGCGAAAAAGTATTGAGCCAGAAACAAGAGCTCATTGTACAAAAGGATAATTTACGGTCAAGCGAGTACCGAAACATAGAATCCAAGCTTCATAGCTGGCGTGAGGATATTATTGATATGTATGCAAAATCGATTGAGAGTGACCTGGACACGGCCTTCGAACAGTTGAAGGAGTGGGGGTCTGAAGCGGTCGATACACTCGTTAACTTCAATCTTCCTTTGGAAGTGGCCCTCGATGAAGTGAGGGATTATCGGAATTTAATCGGACAAATCATAAAAGAGGAAGCTTCAAAATTCGATATGTCATTTGATCAATTCTATGACCTGATCTCTGACTTTGATGCAGTGGTGGACAGGGCCGTACATTGGCTGACCATGTCGTATACAAGAAGATTTTATACATGGATCAACGCGGCAGAAGCGACAGCGCTCGAGTTATCCATCCCGGTCATCAAAATAACGAAACAAGTGGGAGTTCTCCCTTTAATCGGTGACATTGACACAGAAAGAGCACAGGAACTGATGGATAAAGCCCTTTCAAAAGGGAACGAATTAGCCCTGGAATACATGGTGATTGACCTATCCGGCGTTCCAATCATCGATACGATGGTAGCAGACCGCATCTTCAAGGTAGTGGATGCCCTATCCCTGATTGGAATCGAAACCATCCTATCCGGAATCAGACCCGAAATCGCCCAGACCATGACCAACCTTGGAATCGACTCTTCCAGGATCGCTGTAACCTCCAGCCTTCATATCGCTTTAGAAAATTTTTTAAAAGCATAG
- a CDS encoding GNAT family N-acetyltransferase: MSWKVKSFNELTTHELYEILQVRTQVFVVEQECAYLEVDGKDVHAHHLYKEENGEVVAYARLLPAGVSYKEPSIGRVLVKEEHRRRGFASELVERGLAFIHGEWGEQPVKIQAQEYLREFYGSFGFRAITETYLDDGIPHIDMILQKPTS, from the coding sequence ATGAGCTGGAAGGTAAAGAGCTTTAATGAACTAACAACCCACGAGCTATACGAAATTTTACAAGTAAGGACCCAGGTTTTTGTCGTGGAACAGGAATGCGCCTACCTGGAAGTCGATGGGAAAGATGTGCACGCCCATCATCTATATAAGGAAGAAAACGGTGAGGTGGTTGCTTATGCCAGACTTTTGCCGGCAGGTGTATCATACAAAGAGCCGTCCATCGGGAGAGTCCTTGTGAAGGAGGAACATCGTCGGAGGGGGTTCGCAAGCGAGCTGGTGGAAAGAGGATTGGCTTTCATTCACGGTGAGTGGGGGGAGCAACCGGTGAAGATCCAGGCTCAGGAATATTTGCGGGAGTTCTATGGGTCATTTGGATTCAGGGCGATAACGGAAACCTATCTGGATGATGGGATTCCTCATATTGATATGATCTTGCAGAAACCTACGAGTTAA
- a CDS encoding DUF3231 family protein: protein MEINNHHTKISASELANLWTQYVNDSLAHCMFRHFHHYVQDPDITQLLQYAFELTERHLQKAGDFLTTEGYPIPKGFTDEDVTVDAPPLFTDTYVIVYLHIMAIHGLTRYAGALGNVIREDQREYFIGVIKETLELYDRSTKVLTHKGIIGKPPTFNNHQKVEFIKKQNFLTGWLGKRRPISAVEISGTYLNLQKTMVKTVLELGFSQVAKSKEVRNYMERSRQLCNDHYKVLSSMLTEDNLHVPQTFETEVTDSTTPPFSDKLMLFHVTALLSSAIGYYGEAMSVSQRRDLAASYAKMIAEIGLLAEDGMNLLIEKEWMEQPPLATDHSDLAKNK from the coding sequence ATGGAAATCAACAATCACCACACTAAGATCAGTGCATCAGAACTCGCAAATCTTTGGACACAATATGTGAATGATAGCTTAGCACACTGTATGTTTCGTCATTTCCATCATTATGTTCAAGACCCGGATATTACTCAGTTGCTCCAATATGCCTTTGAACTTACAGAAAGACATCTTCAAAAGGCTGGAGACTTCCTAACAACAGAAGGGTATCCCATACCAAAAGGATTTACAGATGAGGATGTTACCGTTGATGCCCCTCCTTTATTTACAGATACCTATGTCATTGTATATTTACATATCATGGCTATTCACGGACTAACTAGATATGCTGGCGCATTAGGAAATGTCATTCGGGAAGATCAGAGGGAATATTTTATCGGGGTTATAAAGGAAACGTTGGAATTGTATGATAGGTCTACTAAAGTTCTTACACATAAAGGGATTATTGGCAAACCACCTACTTTTAACAATCACCAAAAAGTTGAGTTTATAAAGAAACAAAACTTCCTGACTGGTTGGTTAGGAAAACGCAGACCGATAAGTGCAGTAGAAATAAGCGGTACCTATCTGAATTTGCAGAAAACAATGGTGAAGACTGTCCTTGAATTAGGCTTCAGTCAAGTGGCTAAATCGAAAGAAGTCAGGAATTACATGGAACGGTCCAGGCAGCTATGTAATGACCACTACAAAGTATTATCTTCTATGTTAACGGAAGATAATTTACATGTTCCCCAGACATTTGAGACGGAGGTGACTGATTCAACAACTCCTCCTTTTTCTGATAAACTGATGTTGTTTCATGTCACGGCATTACTCTCTTCTGCCATTGGGTATTACGGTGAGGCAATGTCTGTAAGCCAAAGAAGGGACCTGGCGGCGAGTTACGCTAAAATGATTGCAGAAATTGGACTGTTAGCTGAAGACGGCATGAATCTCCTAATAGAAAAAGAGTGGATGGAACAGCCCCCTCTGGCAACAGATCATAGTGACTTGGCGAAAAACAAATGA
- a CDS encoding polysaccharide deacetylase family protein: protein MKKKILFILTAILIIFFLLFGTFKLMNARTFQLFGGLTEKVETDQKVVALTFDDGPTENVDDITALLKKYDIKATFFLIGNEMEENPEEAEKLVEEGHQIGNHTYTHHRMILKSPSFIKEEIEKTDDLIREAGYTGEIDFRPPNGKKIVGLPYYLSKHNRDTIMWNIEPDTFYADADDKIEYVNDNIAPGSIILLHAMYDETGEEMKALEGIIQSLSEQGYTFVTVNELQELKGN, encoded by the coding sequence ATGAAAAAGAAAATCCTATTTATTCTCACGGCCATTTTAATCATTTTCTTCTTATTATTCGGCACGTTTAAATTGATGAATGCAAGAACGTTTCAATTATTCGGAGGGCTGACAGAAAAAGTGGAAACCGATCAAAAAGTGGTTGCTTTAACGTTTGATGACGGCCCAACTGAGAATGTGGATGACATCACCGCATTGTTAAAGAAGTATGATATCAAGGCGACTTTCTTTCTGATCGGGAATGAAATGGAAGAGAATCCTGAAGAGGCGGAGAAACTAGTAGAAGAAGGGCATCAAATCGGAAATCATACGTATACTCATCATCGAATGATTTTGAAATCACCTTCGTTCATTAAAGAAGAAATCGAAAAAACGGACGATCTCATTCGAGAAGCGGGTTATACAGGAGAAATTGACTTTCGGCCGCCGAACGGGAAAAAGATTGTAGGCCTGCCTTATTATTTATCCAAGCATAATCGAGACACCATTATGTGGAATATCGAACCGGATACGTTTTATGCGGATGCTGATGATAAAATTGAATATGTGAACGACAATATCGCACCGGGTTCCATTATTTTACTACATGCCATGTATGACGAAACGGGTGAGGAAATGAAAGCCCTTGAAGGAATCATTCAGTCATTGTCAGAACAAGGATATACATTTGTCACGGTTAATGAGCTTCAGGAATTGAAGGGTAACTAG
- a CDS encoding cupin domain-containing protein — MVKREVLSSEGSMMLVKVELAEGFVGDIDQHPEEQLSFIEKGQVEFEVDGEKRILNQGDTQYIPSSIQHRVKVLEECVILDMFSPIRKDLL; from the coding sequence ATGGTGAAAAGAGAAGTGTTAAGCAGTGAAGGCTCCATGATGCTCGTAAAGGTGGAACTGGCGGAAGGATTCGTCGGCGATATCGACCAGCATCCGGAAGAACAATTAAGTTTCATTGAAAAAGGGCAAGTGGAATTCGAGGTCGATGGAGAAAAAAGAATCCTGAATCAAGGGGATACGCAGTATATCCCATCGAGCATCCAGCATCGGGTGAAGGTACTCGAGGAATGTGTGATTCTGGATATGTTCTCGCCGATTCGGAAGGACTTGCTGTAG
- a CDS encoding TRAP transporter large permease — MIGIGLVGLFLILMLIGVPIAFVIGIIALLGIFTVPYIPEVTVPMKMLNGIDSFVLLAVPLFILAANLMNHGKISQKLIDLSLTMVGHIRGGLAHANILVSMIFAGVSGAAQADTAGVGKILIPNMKKQGYDTETAVGVTAASSTIGVIIPPSIPMIIFAGLTNASVGALFLGGIVPGVLIGLGMMLFIYIMALKKGYPRSKRATFSEFFKLVYETVPALVTPIIIIGGIISGFFTPTEAAAVACLYTLLICMFFYKTLKLSDLPKIIKDTLALSSLSLFALAAASALGELMSYYQLSVKAQEFFVNNVGTEWVFILIIIAFFLFVGTFMDAIPAMILFVPVILPTANLFGMEPVHLGLIVVMTLAIGLVTPPYGLCLLLAAKIGKLSIEKSFSAVMPYILIVLVVLLFVAFLPEVAFYLPKLINPSLF; from the coding sequence ATGATTGGTATAGGATTGGTTGGTTTATTTCTCATTTTGATGCTGATCGGCGTACCGATTGCCTTTGTCATCGGCATCATTGCCCTTCTTGGTATTTTCACGGTTCCTTATATTCCGGAAGTAACGGTTCCGATGAAGATGCTGAACGGGATAGACTCGTTCGTCCTGCTGGCAGTGCCGTTATTCATCCTGGCTGCCAACCTGATGAACCACGGAAAGATTTCACAAAAGCTGATCGATCTGTCGTTGACGATGGTCGGTCATATCAGGGGTGGCCTTGCTCATGCGAACATCCTGGTCTCGATGATTTTTGCAGGAGTGTCGGGAGCAGCACAGGCTGATACAGCCGGTGTCGGGAAAATCCTGATCCCGAACATGAAAAAGCAGGGATACGATACCGAAACGGCAGTCGGTGTGACGGCAGCTTCCTCCACGATCGGCGTCATCATCCCGCCGAGTATCCCGATGATCATCTTCGCCGGCTTGACGAATGCTTCTGTTGGAGCGTTGTTCCTTGGTGGAATCGTTCCCGGTGTCCTAATCGGGCTTGGTATGATGCTCTTCATTTATATCATGGCGTTGAAAAAGGGATATCCAAGATCGAAACGGGCGACATTCAGTGAATTCTTCAAACTGGTGTATGAAACGGTGCCTGCTCTGGTCACGCCGATCATCATTATCGGGGGAATCATCTCAGGGTTCTTCACCCCGACGGAAGCCGCAGCCGTTGCGTGCTTATACACGTTACTAATCTGTATGTTTTTCTATAAAACATTGAAACTATCGGACCTTCCAAAAATCATCAAAGATACACTGGCACTAAGCTCGCTGTCACTGTTTGCCCTTGCGGCTGCAAGTGCACTGGGTGAGTTGATGAGCTATTATCAATTATCGGTAAAAGCACAGGAATTCTTCGTGAACAACGTTGGGACAGAATGGGTCTTCATCTTGATCATCATTGCATTCTTCCTGTTCGTCGGTACGTTCATGGACGCGATTCCGGCCATGATCCTATTCGTACCGGTCATCCTGCCGACGGCCAATCTATTCGGAATGGAGCCGGTGCATTTAGGACTGATCGTGGTCATGACGCTCGCAATCGGACTCGTCACCCCTCCTTACGGGTTATGTCTGTTGCTGGCAGCGAAAATAGGCAAACTCAGCATCGAGAAATCCTTCTCAGCTGTCATGCCATATATATTGATTGTCCTCGTCGTCTTATTGTTCGTCGCATTTTTACCGGAAGTGGCATTTTATCTTCCGAAATTAATTAACCCAAGCTTATTCTGA
- a CDS encoding TRAP transporter small permease: protein MIKALEKIQMTIGAIFLLIFFAAIMVQIVTRHLGISVIWTEEVANYSFIWSVFMGASVMVSKREHFSFDFLIGKLQGKSKVSLLIVIDAVILLFSFALFYYGVETVQNFWNYNWTSIPELKMGYVWISIPIMGATMMIYSGSHLVTNIKALKGRGAQA from the coding sequence ATGATTAAGGCTCTTGAAAAAATTCAGATGACCATCGGTGCTATATTCTTACTTATCTTTTTTGCAGCCATCATGGTTCAAATCGTCACCAGACATCTTGGTATATCTGTCATTTGGACAGAAGAGGTGGCCAACTATTCGTTCATTTGGTCGGTCTTTATGGGGGCATCCGTCATGGTGAGCAAAAGGGAACATTTCAGCTTTGACTTCCTTATCGGGAAGCTTCAAGGGAAGTCGAAAGTGTCATTACTGATTGTGATTGATGCGGTTATTTTATTGTTCTCATTTGCTCTTTTCTACTATGGGGTTGAAACCGTACAGAACTTCTGGAACTACAATTGGACCTCGATCCCTGAATTGAAGATGGGATATGTATGGATTTCCATCCCCATCATGGGGGCGACCATGATGATCTACTCCGGAAGTCATTTAGTCACCAATATCAAAGCGCTTAAAGGAAGGGGGGCACAGGCATGA
- a CDS encoding TRAP transporter substrate-binding protein: MKKFFLLSFVLLLTVSGILAGCGSDEASGGEAGKKIKIVAAHNQTSPDNPYQTGLLKFKEVAESKSDGDIEVEVHAGTIGTEESELVEKLKLGGADVVLVSPGFMTQTGIKEIDLLALPYLFDSYNHWEKTVDGEVGEKMAKLINEKSNNDFKLIGYWSAGVRHYYGKKPLEKMEDIKGMTFRTQTSGVVADYWKKVGAIPTSIAWGELYQALQQNVVDSSENSYPYFVQQNHHKTDNGKYITETAHDYTTRFLLVNGKKFDSYSKEQQDIIIEAAKASVKAEREAVYAQEEEYKQKAIDEGAKVNEIDREPFIKLAEPLQEKAAKDMGAEDLLEKIKKLK; encoded by the coding sequence ATGAAGAAATTTTTCTTACTTTCATTTGTATTATTGTTGACTGTTTCCGGTATTCTAGCTGGATGCGGAAGCGACGAAGCATCAGGGGGAGAAGCAGGGAAGAAAATCAAGATCGTAGCAGCTCATAACCAGACATCACCGGACAATCCATATCAAACGGGACTTTTGAAATTCAAGGAAGTCGCTGAAAGCAAATCAGACGGGGATATCGAAGTGGAAGTACACGCAGGAACAATTGGAACGGAAGAATCGGAGCTTGTTGAAAAGCTGAAGCTTGGGGGAGCGGATGTTGTACTCGTATCACCTGGTTTCATGACGCAGACAGGAATCAAGGAAATTGACCTATTGGCACTGCCTTACCTTTTCGACAGCTACAATCACTGGGAAAAGACGGTTGACGGAGAAGTCGGGGAAAAAATGGCTAAACTGATCAACGAAAAATCAAACAATGATTTCAAACTGATCGGGTACTGGTCTGCAGGTGTCAGACATTACTACGGGAAAAAGCCACTTGAAAAGATGGAAGACATTAAGGGAATGACGTTCAGAACACAGACTTCAGGTGTAGTGGCGGACTATTGGAAGAAAGTCGGTGCCATCCCGACATCGATCGCGTGGGGAGAATTATATCAGGCGCTTCAGCAAAATGTCGTCGATTCATCTGAAAACTCGTATCCATACTTTGTACAGCAGAACCATCACAAAACGGATAACGGGAAATATATCACAGAGACAGCACATGATTACACCACACGTTTCTTATTAGTGAACGGGAAAAAATTTGATTCCTATTCAAAAGAACAGCAGGATATCATCATTGAAGCAGCAAAGGCATCTGTGAAAGCGGAAAGGGAAGCCGTTTATGCACAGGAAGAGGAGTACAAACAGAAAGCCATCGATGAAGGCGCGAAAGTAAACGAAATCGACCGTGAACCATTTATCAAACTGGCAGAGCCTCTTCAAGAGAAAGCAGCTAAAGATATGGGAGCAGAAGACCTGCTTGAAAAAATTAAAAAGCTTAAGTAA